From a single Anoplolepis gracilipes chromosome 3, ASM4749672v1, whole genome shotgun sequence genomic region:
- the LOC140663442 gene encoding uncharacterized protein isoform X2, translating into MSGASEEPSDAMEGSLPKAALHTKETCEQNKNQLESLKEIMMRNQQSLKKKEEEVQEYARRLSKIKSRAKMSRRSKEGASASKDTVHSHKTESVAKDTTDDVIDDISQAKTPKAKSSLLQRKLAENRKAFEQRNKELTETKRVMEEKVEAIRQQLDETNLASMEYKDQLAITPIRPFVITTEVTPVQIQDIQEKEKKIMDLNSKIVELEATILDLQENLKEKDSVIDSKTKAVTLMSADLSRRGKTTLDTLEDTKDEMRTMQENFILIETSLKDKNINLLKQLQERDNKISELEHTINRFDEQLKEQKIAESATVDFSRSTMDTLAETKDAMKSMQENFVLIESSLKLKNDNLLQQLEEYEVKLAEAKERIFQLESGAGIVTTPAVEDLQFRIEKLEQNNRQLLDEKYELQKNVAELQDKIIASKSVQSNGTIIEKDNRITELENLIEELKQSNELLKKESKTELQKQMTELSSRNEEDSNKITDLEKQVHKLETEKNNLTARLSAERTVPKEDDIVVKLTKELEDLNKSMIKLKAQHRSKVKNLQKQLEDFKMVSDTNAELVKLGNQVALLEEEKGNLQLSLVDFDELKASAGDWQERVADLESKVSSQTKEIQMHIDAIATLENQKLDLMQELHTVKQEILTLEAENAESENLRVTAEMKIVELEEQLEAVHKEQSESKFESLSESEYHELLKKLDVLTQENSELYSKLNKMEEKGASDTGSTESFETIQVNDRNDFLKKIEDLEQKNNELMLKLTKLEEKDGSHAGSTESFETINDTDRSDLLKKIEQLTQENSDLTMKLSRFEEKGSSDTGSTESFERIPEHNDNITKIELLTQENNELVIKLTKLEEQLSQIECSAQLNVSKIDSSSETLKDDSSLRLQIETLTQEHDNLMADVAKFKTQVGDLMEENNRLQDRIETLTAENIELVINRTKLEEHLETQLSSQMSVQIIEYTDQIKILMDRQQVLEKELTQLREASVEQSVNITSCETDDAKSKIVTLEKENMQMIMTISQLEGQIDNQKEELNKIIREKEELNLKLEHMACEDFSRERLELIDKLEKLNQEKENVIHERQELHEQINTLLQKSSDEMSETRKSEEAACQESQTMIVASLEKELENNKVLIVEYKNQVEEMNMKLQSMEVELQKKAEQLLGYEASNEKVESLQHELKNMFVTAEEWKFKFDDMLKMFQTMEQKKISIENAFTTLENDNKELLEMIKEKDAATSILQEQFQGTINLLETKLEDEVANVTAKEHEITVLKTEIEKKDQELHTKYVQLQNGMITIDNLQDELYNYSIKLKENEAALSSSLGEIVRLNDIVREKEEDIHILKNNISKITEALGWSKSLEDFNEILESLRNKETSYIELQDKHKEISRENSELLQKIEDTSKDNENIKNELIKKEQEINSLLMDKKELDAQIEEIKNDKTETEKRLWELQKILENQTTYAENMQSELTSEYKQMERLKLNHTEEMAMLNTRLENVIEELVEKIQENDAMKAKLEEKQNLLDKSVTEEMKTILESKVADLEQKLSETENKLQMQSEKMKKIVATFNKKKIACQELEARVAELEEKWTTEKDEKEVKNKQIQEVEISMREKDNKIADLEEKLLQTKNDTAEALANSEKFAKESTSLKEKMAVLMEHNTEMGEEIERQRTEIERTSREVVAEKTARENVIAELHKLYERYELYKQTTIKEAEQKQAILDEIKDEARELSVRMQVMETEYVGQLATIKHLQAENGLLSSKQAQMDEKLENAEKESEDRRVLIEQLQKEIVTMTVSVQTSEQDVREDDAERIAQHCDHSEQCQNLVQALEARLQERQAEIENLNNELANSYGNIVLLHDESQRYNDMMMQTAQERFNQSLMDQTNTLQQEIDALRTEKSISERKVSELESKLEEYKRKNEECKIETPETAETSVTESQRQHEDTLQSFDSAKILDTSIVLDNKKEIERLQSLLNEKENQCSEHVKEIDLLLKNIEEGKLHIQDLQNQFENSRSELKKIEHLFSEKNAQLESLNAELDKATFQLNELKVLQEQYHITEAELERLRQLVVEKTVQADSLITELNAVNQQTTMQSQQYAELETSLRTEVSLKDIEITAIKTELASTKEIVRTLIMEQEQQNHILESYKLQIDNLITEAKNDSIQEISQRNLQTELENALQERDQAQVLVANLTRALDDLQQSLQKSKIHKDSLKELSLIEKTTIQQVSGQVLTAIEEPINKQESVQLTQSSIEKEIQDTQIDIGSGWDSSEPLNVDEEWGWNTEDTQLINDLSVMPVIPRVETQLRVQIEDLQDKIKNLEVQNVKIAEESKVIQIKNGKLVKKLKEYKVQIESLQQQLKMQKQADSFFDLDTAIEEELKTQIANLEKALNEIKEEKKNITAEKEVLLKRLDVIVSANERYMEMKERQDMEVEVLRIQNKELDNKVQSLEWRLQENATDVTSFSQQEDQVDPSHHEADKFTTHNQPQEKSMESIYNFEMMSKKYQEEIDDLKDKLEALAAENEQLQHLLEEQKAVMANLEPKSIDKSGELEEMLEEANRQILALQASLMNTKKEYNALREEYEQSRINADAYATRMQQDNDFLKTEFMEKIERLETEINNLQKASEEKEDKINALMNSEEKLSTVNTSLIEITELLNVRVQEVADLKQELQVQYVERQQAEATLQSDIQNLTRELDERKQELTILKEAFSNKEHELIQQKSVETVNVIVSEATQELVQKHAIEIEGKDKELRDLMEKLTAMQTTVDEYILKLQDSAGKLEMQQQQIVYLKEDLTERNSIIGATQAEANLLNEKLREKQQELIQYEEEKTTLITKIGYLADIQLLQNQLNNTEATTVNLQEYNSHIHSLQQEIQILKSEKESILLQYDQETKAYQTHLEKDKEQIDALKQDLREKTEQLHYVNTQLCAKENDLEGIKAMMTDKDSLLETVSQELNEKRAELEELRNKQSQNSQMIDSPPFNNGNDDDAELQSTINELKAQMEIKQQELEHLKYVLSENTYPTIIQQMQDRINCLYNEKATLEASLQVTTQTLTEKQDQVNVLTHRINNQNQEHIFKEEVNSLLRDRRSAHDQEEIVRLQNELHAKEQEINELKYVIAEKDSQLCLQASMEPQSDEFELRETMQRLTGELYGKEQEVQALKTTIVELQEKILHLKNFERLSEESRNTIERLTSEKEQNRIQAEEFLNDGFELRETVQRLTGELYDKGQEVQALKTTIVELQEKILHLKDFERLSEESRNAIEKLTSEKEQIRIEAEELLNNELRKKESEIDEIKQKLSEENRKLLAELQLKDHDIENLKIQLEELQITVNAQSNKLEQKEDALTHATEDLAKKERRLAELSITKDTELHNLKMQILEKDARIEELLVLSTEEEKQLDELKHTLAASETEMNRLKELLEQKVSEYELIQHALKKDMPVIEAAAPKNSETVQMDDNKETTSSELDLALYMLHQRDVRCEELTHELMQLLEERDTLQLRLSNVIRINEELRRVGSAEASPTKDLSLASQAVIEPLVEQPSPSKSEGPVEIAKEAIDIPIEDKEALALKLSQLHSVSHTKDVRLKDERELRHTQQMSLLAHRDVLSTLPPEAAARLVNANYTLSRDVQSQSSVLLNWLWGKSTPKVVHM; encoded by the exons ATGTCAGGTGCATCTGAGGAGCCCTCAGATGCAATGGAAGGCAGCCTTCCTAAAGCTGCCTTACATACGAAAGAAACATGTGAACAGAATAAGAATCAACTGGAATCCCTCAAGGAAATTATGATGAGGAATCaacaaagtttaaaaaagaaagaggaggaaGTCCag gaaTATGCACGAAGATTATCAAAAATCAAATCCAGAGCTAAAATGTCACGTCGTAGTAAAGAAGGAGCTTCAGCATCTAAAGACACAGTGCATTCACATAAGACTGAATCTGTGGCAAAGGATACAACAGATGATGTAATCGATGACATAAGTCAAGCAAAAACCCCAAAAGCAAAATCTTCTTTACTTCAACGAAAATTGGCAGAAAATAGGAAAGCATTTGAGCAACGTAATAAAGAGCTGACAGAAACAAAACGAGTAATGGAGGAAAAAGTGGAAGCTATTAGGCAACAATTGGATGAAACAAATTTAGCATCAATGGAATATAAGGATCAACTGGCTATCACACCAATTAGGCCTTTTGTAATCACGACAGAa gtGACACCAGTTCAAATTCAGGACAttcaagaaaaagagaaaaagattatgGATTTGAATAGCAAAATTGTTGAATTGGAAGCTACCATCCTAGACcttcaagaaaatttaaaggaGAAGGATTCTGTGATTGATTCTAAAACGAAAGCAGTGACTCTCATGTCCGCGGACCTTTCTAGAAGGGGTAAAACGACATTAGACACTCTCGAAGATACAAAAGACGAAATGCGAACGATGcaggaaaattttattctgataGAAACTTCTTTGAAAGATAAGAATATCAATCTGTTAAAACAGTTGCAAGAAAGAGATAACAAAATATCGGAATTGGAACACACAATTAAtag attcgATGAGCAGCTTAAAGAACAGAAAATAGCTGAATCAGCAACTGTTGATTTCTCGCGTTCTACTATGGATACTTTAGCGGAGACTAAAGACGCGATGAAATCGATGCAGGAAAATTTCGTTCTTATTGAATCCTCATTGAAATTGAAGAACGATAATCTTCTTCAGCAATTGGAGGAGTATGAAGTGAAATTGGCGGAAGccaaagaaagaatttttcaattagaaTCGGGCGCTGGTATAGTGACAACACCAGCAGTCGAGGATCTACAATTTAGAATAGAGAAATTAGAGCAGAATAATCGACAGCTTCTCGATGAAAAGTacgaattgcaaaaaaatgtagCCGAGTTACAGGATAAAATTATTGCTAGCAAATCAGTTCAAAGTAATGGTACAATTATCGAAAAAGATAATAGAATAACAGAGCTTGAAAATTTGATAGAAGAACTTAAACAATCGAACGAATTGCTGAAAAAAGAATCAAAGACCGAATTACAGAAACAAATGACTGAATTGTCATCTAGAAACGAAGAAGATTCTAACAAGATTACTGACCTCGAGAAGCAAGTACATAAACTGGAAACAGAGAAGAACAACTTGACAGCAAGATTGTCAGCCGAACGAACGGTACCTAAAGAAGATGATATAGTGGTAAAATTGACAAAGGAATTggaagatttaaataaaagcatGATCAAATTAAAAGCCCAACACAGAAGTAAAGTGAAAAATCTGCAAAAACAATTGGAGGACTTTAAAATG GTATCCGATACGAATGCAGAACTTGTTAAATTGGGCAATCAAGTAGCATTATTGGAGGAGGAGAAAGGTAACCTTCAGCTGAGTCTGGTAGACTTTGACGAGCTTAAAG CCTCAGCAGGAGATTGGCAAGAACGTGTTGCTGACCTGGAAAGTAAGGTTTCATCTCAGACAAAAGAAATACAGATGCATATTGATGCAATCGCCACCTTAGAGAATCAAAAGTTAGATCTAATGCAAG aACTTCACACAGTGAAGCAGGAAATTTTGACATTAGAAGCTGAGAATGCAGAATCCGAAAATCTTAGAGTGACTGCAGAAATGAAAATTGTTGAGCTAGAGGAACAATTGGAAGCTGTACATAAAGAACAAAGCGAAAGTAAATTTGAGTCTCTATCCGAGTCTGAGTATCATGAACTTTTGAAAAAGCTCGACGTTCTGACACAGGaaaattcagaattatatagtaaattaaacaaaatggAGGAAAAGGGTGCTTCGGATACCGGCTCAACAGAATCCTTTGAAACCATTCAAGTAAACGACAGAaatgattttttgaaaaagatcGAAGATTTAGAGcagaagaataatgaattaatgcTCAAGTTAACAAAGTTAGAAGAGAAAGACGGCTCGCATGCTGGCTCGACGGAATCCTTCGAAACCATAAACGATACAGATCGCAGTGATCtgttaaagaaaattgaacAATTAACCCAGGAAAATAGTGATTTAACTATGAAATTGAGCAGATTTGAAGAGAAGGGATCGTCCGATACGGGCTCCACGGAATCTTTTGAGCGTATTCCGGAACATAACGACAATATAACAAAGATTGAATTACTTACTCAGGAGAATAACGAGCTCGTTATTAAACTTACGAAACTGGAAGAACAGTTAAGTCAAATAGAATGTAGCGCTCAGTTAAATGTCTCTAAGATTGATAGCAGTTCAGAGACACTTAAAGATGATAGCAGCTTACGATTGCAAATTGAGACTCTCACACAGGAACATGATAATTTAATGGCAGATGTTGCTAAGTTCAAGACACAAGTAGGAGATCTGATGGAAGAAAATAACAGGTTGCAGGATCGTATAGAAACATTGACAGCGGAGAATATTGAATTAGTTATAAATCGCACAAAATTAGAGGAGCATCTCGAAACGCAATTGTCTTCTCAAATGTCAGTTCAGATAATAGAATATActgatcaaattaaaattttaatggacAGGCAACAGGTTCTTGAAAAGGAGCTGACACAGTTGCGAGAAGCTTCGGTAGAGCAGTCAGTTAACATAACATCATGTGAAACTGATGATGCAAAGTCTAAAATTGTGACAttggagaaagaaaatatgcaGATGATAATGACTATTTCACAGCTCGAGGGACAAATTGACAATCAGAAAGaagaattgaataaaattattagagagaAGGAAGAGTTGAATCTAAAGCTCGAACATATGGCTTGTGAGGATTTCTCCAGAGAAAGATTAGAGCTTATTGATAAATTGGAGAAATTAAATCaggagaaagaaaatgtaattcaTGAAAGGCAGGAGTTGCATGAACAAATTAACACTCTTTTACAGAAATCATCTGATGAAATGTCAGAGACTCGAAAGTCAGAAGAAGCTGCTTGTCAGGAATCTCAAACTATGATTGTAGCATCCCTGGAAAAAGAACTTgagaataataaagtattaatcgtggaatataaaaatcaggTAGAAGAGATGAATATGAAATTGCAGAGTATGGAGGTAGAGTTGCAGAAAAAAGCTGAACAATTACTAGGATATGAGGCGTCGAATGAAAAAGTCGAGAGTTTGCAACacgaattgaaaaatatgtttgttaCTGCGGAGGAatggaaatttaaatttgatgatATGCTAAAAATGTTCCAAACTATGGAGCAAAAGAAGATTTCCATAGAAAACGCCTTTACGACGCtggaaaatgataataaagaaCTGTTAGAAATGATAAAGGAAAAAGATGCAGCAACTTCTATTTTACAAGAACAGTTTCAAGGCACTATAAACTTACTTGAAACAAAATTAGAAGATGAAGTAGCGAATGTGACTGCAAAAGAACATGAAATAACGGTCTTGAAAAcagaaattgaaaagaaagatCAAGAATTGCATACTAAATATGTGCAGTTGCAAAATGGAATGATTACTATAGACAATTTGCAAGACGAGTTGTACAATTATTCGATTAAGCTTAAAGAAAATGAGGCTGCTCTATCGTCATCATTAGGAGAGATTGTGAGACTCAATGACATAGTAAGGGAGAAAGAAGAGGATATTCATAttctaaaaaacaatattagcAAAATTACTGAAGCATTAGGATGGTCTAAGTCTTTAgaagattttaatgaaatattagagAGTTTgcgaaataaagaaacaagTTATATTGAATTACAGGATAAGCACAAAGAAATTTCAAGGGAAAATAGTGAGCTATTGCAAAAGATTGAAGATACATCAAAGGATaatgagaatattaaaaatgaattaattaaaaaggaaCAGGAAATAAACAGTTTGTTAATGGATAAAAAAGAGTTGGATGCACAAATTGAAGAAATCAAGAACGATAAGACTGAAACTGAAAAACGACTTTGGGAATTACAGAAAATTTTGGAGAATCAAACTACATATGCTGAAAATATGCAATCGGAGCTAACAAGTGAGTACAAGCAGATGGAACGGCTTAAACTTAATCATACAGAGGAAATGGCAATGCTTAATACAAGATTAGAAAATGTCATTGAAGAATTAGTcgaaaaaatacaagaaaatgaCGCTATGAAAGCTAAGTTAGAAGAAAAGCAAAACTTACTTGATAAAAGTGTCACAGAAGAGATGAAGACTATCTTGGAGAGCAAAGTCGCGGATTTAGAACAAAAGCTTTCAGAAACGGAGAATAAGCTTCAGATGCaatctgaaaaaatgaaaaagattgtggcgacttttaataaaaagaaaatcgcGTGTCAAGAACTTGAAGCACGCGTTGCCGAGTTAGAGGAGAAATGGACGACGGAAAAAGATGAGAAAGAAGTTAAAAACAAACAGATACAGGAGGTGGAGATTTCCATGCGAGAAAAAGACAATAAGATTGCCGACTTGGAAGAGAAATTGTTGCAGACGAAGAACGACACTGCGGAGGCTCTTgcaaattctgaaaaattcgCAAAAGAATCGACcagtttgaaagaaaaaatggcAGTATTGATGGAACACAATACAGAGATGGGTGAGGAGATTGAGAGGCAACGTACAGAGATAGAACGCACCTCTCGTGAAGTGGTGGCGGAGAAAACAGCGAGAGAGAATGTTATTGCAGAACTCCACAAACTCTATGAACGCTATGAACTCTACAAACAAACTACTATCAAGGAAGCCGAACAGAAACAAGCAATTCTAGATGAGATAAAAGATGAGGCGCGAGAACTCAGTGTGCGTATGCAAGTAATGGAGACCGAATACGTGGGACAGCTTGCCACAATAAAGCACTTGCAGGCGGAAAACGGTCTCTTGTCATCCAAACAAGCGCAGATGGACGAGAAATTAGAAAACGCCGAGAAGGAATCAGAAGACCGTCGTGTGTTGATCGAGCAGTTACAGAAAGAGATTGTGACTATGACGGTATCTGTGCAGACTTCAGAACAGGATGTAAGAGAGGATGACGCAGAGAGGATTGCGCAACATTGCGACCATTCCGAGCAATGTCAAAATTTGGTACAAGCGTTGGAGGCACGTTTACAGGAGCGTCAAGCAGAGATTGAAAATCTAAATAACGAATTAGCTAATTCATACGGCAATATTGTATTACTCCACGATGAGTCTCAGAGATATAATGATATGATGATGCAGACTGCTCAGGAACGTTTTAATCAATCACTTATGGACCAAACGAATACGTTACAACAGGAAATTGATGCCTTGAGGACGGAAAAATCCATAAGCGAACGAAAAGTATCGGAATTGGAATCTAAATTGGAAGAATATAAACGTAAGAACGAGGAATGTAAAATTGAAACTCCGGAAACAGCTGAAACATCTGTCACCGAGAGCCAGCGACAACATGAGGATACTTTGCAATCGTTTGATTCTGCAAAAATCCTTGATACATCTATTGttttagataataagaaagaaatagagCGATTGCAGAGTTTATTaaacgagaaagagaatcAATGTTCTGAGCACGTGAAAGAAATCGATCTTTTACTTAAGAATATAGAGGAAGGAAAATTGCATATCCAAGACTTGCAGAATCAATTTGAGAATTCACGAAGCGAGTTGAAGAAGATAGAACATCTTTTTTCTGAGAAGAACGCGCAGCTGGAATCATTAAATGCAGAATTAGATAAAGCTACTTTTCAATTGAATGAACTCAAAGTGTTGCAGGAACAGTATCATATCACTGAAGCGGAATTGGAAAGATTACGACAACTTGTGGTTGAAAAGACTGTGCAGGCAGATTCATTGATTACAGAATTAAATGCCGTAAATCAACAAACGACTATGCAGTCACAGCAATATGCCGAATTAGAAACTAGTCTGCGAACAGAAGTCTCGCTTAAAGACATCGAAATCACTGCAATAAAAACAGAATTGGCTTCCACAAAAGAGATTGTGCGAACATTAATAATGGAACAAGAGCAGCAAAATCATATCTTGGAATCGTACAAACTTCAAATTGATAATCTGATAACAGAAGCAAAGAATGATTCAATACAAGAAATAAGTCAGCGTAATCTACAGACTGAACTGGAGAATGCTTTACAAGAGAGAGATCAGGCACAAGTACTCGTCGCGAATCTTACACGAGCTTTAGATGATTTACAACAGAGTCTTCAGAAATCGAAAATACACAAAGACAGTTTAAAGGAGTTGAGTCTTATAGAAAAAACAACCATTCAACAGGTATCAGGACAAGTTCTTACAGCTATTGAAGAACCGATTAATAAACAGGAATCCGTGCAGTTGACACAATCTTccattgaaaaagaaatacaagatACTCAGATAGATATTGGTTCAGGTTGGGATTCGTCTGAGCCACTTAATGTCGATGAGGAATGGGGTTGGAATACAGAGGACACTCAATTGATTAATGATCTCAGTGTGATGCCAGTAATCCCGCGCGTCGAAACGCAATTACGCGTACAAATAGAAGACTTgcaagacaaaataaaaaatctggaAGTGCAGAATGTTAAGATTGCCGAAGAGAGTAAAGTAATACAGATAAAGAATGGTAAGTTGGtgaaaaaattgaaggaaTATAAGGTGCAGATAGAGAGTTTGCAACAACAATTGAAGATGCAGAAGCAGGCTGACAGCTTTTTCGATCTGGATACGGCAATCGAAGAGGAGTTAAAAACACAGATCGCCAATTTGGAGAAAGCTCTTAACGAAAttaaagaggaaaagaaaaatattactgcTGAGAAAGAGGTTTTACTGAAACGACTTGATGTGATAGTGTCGGCTAATGAAAGGTACATGGAGATGAAAGAGAGGCAGGATATGGAAGTTGAGGTATTGCGTATTCAGAATAAGGAACTGGATAATAAAGTGCAATCTTTAGAATGGCGATTACAGGAAAATGCAACTGATGTTACCTCTTTTTCACAACAAGAAGATCAAGTTGATCCATCACATCATGAAGCCGATAAATTTACCACACACAATCAGCCCCAGGAAAAATCAATGGAATCTATTTACAATTTCGAAATGATGTCGAAAAAATACCAGGAGGAAATAGACGATTTGAAGGACAAATTGGAAGCGCTCGCGGCAGAGAACGAACAGTTGCAGCACTTATTAGAAGAACAAAAAGCGGTGATGGCGAATTTGGAACCGAAGAGTATTGATAAATCTGGAGAACTTGAAGAGATGTTAGAGGAAGCGAATAGACAAATTCTTGCACTTCAAGCCTCTCTAATGAATACGAAGAAAGAATACAATGCGCTCAGGGAGGAATACGAGCAAAGTCGAATAAATGCGGATGCTTACGCGACAAGAATGCAACAAGACAACGATTTTCTCAAAACTGAATTTATGGAGAAAATAGAGAGATTAGAAAcggagataaataatttacagaaaGCTTCAGAAGAGAAGGAAGACAAGATTAATGCTCTAATGAATTCAGAAGAAAAACTTTCAACCGTCAATACatctttaatagaaattacGGAGCTGCTTAATGTTAGAGTTCAAGAAGTCGCTGATTTGAAGCAAGAGCTTCAAGTTCAGTACGTAGAAAGACAACAAGCTGAGGCGACGCTACAATCGGATATACAAAATTTGACGAGAGAACTAGACGAGAGGAAACAAGAATTGACGATCTTGAAGGAAGCATTTTCTAACAAAGAACACGAGCTAATTCAGCAAAAGAGTGTAGAAACAGTGAATGTTATTGTTAGTGAAGCTACTCAAGAATTAGTCCAGAAGCATGCGATAGAGATTGAAGGAAAAGATAAGGAATTGCGTGATCTAATGGAAAAATTGACGGCAATGCAAACGACGGTCGATGAGTATATCTTGAAATTGCAAGATAGCGCGGGTAAATTGGAGATGCAACAACAACAAATCGTATATTTGAAGGAGGATTTAACAGAACGAAATTCAATAATCGGAGCTACTCAAGCTGAGGCAAATttattgaatgaaaaattgcGAGAGAAACAACAGGAATTGATACAAtacgaagaagaaaaaaccACGCTCATAACAAAAATAGGATACTTAGCGGACATTCAGCTTCTGCAGAATCAATTGAATAACACAGAAGCAACCACAGTTAATCTACAAGAATACAATTCGCATATTCATAGTTTGCAACAAGAAATTCAAATTCTAAAATCAGAGAAAGAATCAATCTTGCTGCAGTACGATCAGGAGACGAAGGCGTATCAGACTCATTTGGAAAAGGATAAAGAGCAGATTGATGCTTTAAAGCAAGATTTACGAGAGAAGACCGAGCAATTGCATTACGTGAATACGCAATTATGCGCCAAGGAGAATGATTTAGAAGGAATCAAAGCCATGATGACTGATAAGGATTCTTTGCTGGAGACCGTGAGTCAAGAATTGAATGAAAAACGAGCTGAATTAGAGGAATTGCGCAATAAGCAATCGCAGAATTCCCAGATGATTGACAGTCCTCCTTTTAACAACGGCAACGACGATGATGCGGAGTTGCAAAGCACTATAAACGAGCTAAAGGCGCAGATGGAAATTAAACAGCAAGAACTGGAACATCTGAAATACGTTTTAAGCGAGAATACGTATCCTACAATCATTCAGCAAATGCAAGATAGAATTAATTGTCTGTATAACGAAAAAGCTACATTGGAAGCTTCTTTACAAGTAACTACGCAGACTTTAACGGAGAAGCAGGACCAAGTAAATGTTTTGACACATCGCATTAACAACCAGAACCAGGAGCATATTTTCAAGGAAGAAGTCAATTCGCTTCTTAGAGACCGAAGATCCGCGCATGATCAAGAAGAAATCGTTAGATTGCAGAATGAGCTGCACGCGAAGGAACAAGAAATCAATGAACTGAAATATGTTATAGCCGAGAAAGACTCGCAATTGTGTCTGCAAGCCAGTATGGAGCCGCAATCGGACGAGTTTGAATTACGCGAAACTATGCAGAGGCTAACAGGAGAGTTATACGGCAAGGAGCAGGAAGTGCAAGCATTAAAGACAACTATTGTGGAACtacaagagaaaattttacatcttaaaaattttgagagGCTTTCTGAGGAGAGCAGAAATACCATCGAGAGGCTAACTTCGGAAAAAGAACAGAACCGTATCCAGGCTGAAGAATTTCTGAACGACGGGTTTGAATTACGCGAAACTGTGCAGAGACTAACAGGAGAGTTATACGACAAGGGGCAGGAAGTGCAAGCATTAAAGACAACTATCGTGGAATtacaagagaaaattttacatcttaAAGATTTTGAGAGGCTTTCTGAGGAGAGCAGAAATGCCATCGAGAAGCTAACTTCGGAAAAAGAACAGATCCGTATTGAAGCTGAAGAATTGCTGAACAACGAGTTGCGAAAAAAAGAATCTGAGATCGATGAAATCAAGCAGAAACTGTCGGAAGAAAATCGAAAGTTACTGGCAGAACTTCAATTGAAAGACCACGATATTGAGAATCTTAAAATACAGTTGGAAGAATTGCAGATAACTGTGAATGCTCAGAGCAATAAATTAGAACAGAAAGAGGATGCATTGACGCATGCAACCGAGGACCTggcgaagaaagagagaagactGGCCGAACTAAGCATAACCAAAGACACCGAACTTCATAATTTAAAGATGCAGATTCTCGAAAAGGATGCGCGTATAGAAGAACTCTTGGTGTTATCCACCGAAGAGGAGAAACAATTGGACGAGCTGAAGCATACATTGGCAGCTAGTGAGACAGAGATGAATAGGCTGAAAGAATTGTTAGAGCAGAAGGTATCGGAATACGAACTGATTCAGCATGCTTTGAAAAAAGACATGCCGGTTATCGAGGCTGCAGCGCCGAAGAATTCAGAAACCGTTCAAATGGACGACAACAAGGAGACCACTTCCAGCGAATTGGATCTCGCATTATACATGCTGCATCAAAGAGACGTCAGATGCGAAGAGTTGACTCATGAACTGATGCAATTGCTTGAAGAGCGTGATACATTACAGCTGCGATTGTCCAATGTAATTCGAATAAACGAAGAATTGAGGAGGGTAGGTAGCGCTGAAGCGAGCCCAACAAAAGACTTATCATTGGCCTCACAAGCGGTGATTGAACCCCTCGTGGAACAACCTTCACCTTCGAAGTCTGAGGGACCAGTTGAGATCGCGAAAGAAGCCATCGATATCCCGATCGAAGACAAGGAAGCTCTTGCATTGAA